A genomic window from Planococcus rifietoensis includes:
- a CDS encoding tripartite tricarboxylate transporter permease, giving the protein MDAFQGLLTGFQVALSLEGIMFVLIGVVVGTLIGMMPGLGPISAIAIMIPITYGMDPAPALVMMAGVYYGAVFGGSTSSILLNAPGISGTVATAFDGYPMAQQGKAGKALAIAAISSFIGGTVSVVLLMLLAPALSSVAISFGPPAYFALMFMGLTAISSLSEGSTIKAMIAAVAGFMVVTIGIDPQTGTQRFTFGNVNLFDGFDFLIIALGLFAVAEVCMLILNRKNRSLSDDQKLGSLKLSKADLKEMSGPVSRQSFVGFLLGVLPGAGATIASFISYIFEKRIAKNPEEFGKGSIKGLAAPESSNNAATSGAFVPLLSLGIPGSGTTAVMLGAFLVLGVQPGPLLMTDRPEIFWGIIASMYLGNVFLLILNLPLIPYLAKILSIPRPLLISLVIMFSLIGVYSISFNVFDLYMLLVFGALGFAMRIFSFPAPPFILAFILGGMMEQAFRQSMTISNGSLSIFVDTPLPLSLLLVALVSLLVPAFLKWRSNRLAYKQR; this is encoded by the coding sequence ATGGATGCATTTCAAGGTCTATTGACCGGTTTTCAAGTTGCCTTAAGTCTAGAAGGGATCATGTTCGTACTGATCGGCGTTGTCGTCGGTACTTTGATCGGGATGATGCCAGGGCTAGGCCCGATCAGCGCCATTGCGATCATGATTCCGATTACATACGGGATGGACCCGGCACCGGCACTCGTCATGATGGCGGGCGTCTATTACGGGGCTGTATTCGGCGGGTCGACTTCTTCGATCCTGTTGAACGCCCCGGGAATTTCCGGAACGGTCGCTACAGCATTCGACGGCTATCCGATGGCCCAGCAAGGGAAGGCCGGGAAAGCGCTGGCCATTGCGGCGATTTCTTCATTCATCGGAGGGACCGTCTCGGTCGTCCTCTTGATGCTGCTCGCGCCGGCGCTCTCGAGCGTAGCGATTTCTTTCGGGCCGCCAGCGTATTTCGCCTTGATGTTCATGGGCTTGACCGCGATTTCCAGTCTTTCTGAAGGCTCGACGATCAAAGCGATGATCGCAGCCGTCGCAGGCTTCATGGTCGTCACGATCGGCATCGACCCGCAGACAGGGACGCAGCGTTTTACATTCGGGAACGTTAACTTGTTCGACGGATTCGACTTTTTGATCATCGCACTCGGCCTCTTTGCGGTCGCTGAAGTTTGCATGCTGATCCTGAACCGCAAAAACCGCAGCTTGAGCGACGACCAGAAACTGGGCAGCTTGAAGTTGTCCAAGGCAGACTTGAAAGAAATGAGCGGGCCAGTCAGCCGCCAGTCGTTTGTCGGATTTTTGCTCGGCGTCTTGCCAGGTGCAGGAGCGACCATCGCTTCTTTCATCAGTTATATTTTTGAAAAACGAATCGCTAAAAATCCTGAAGAGTTCGGGAAAGGGTCCATCAAAGGGCTCGCAGCACCTGAAAGTTCCAATAACGCCGCGACAAGCGGTGCGTTCGTCCCGCTTTTGAGCTTAGGGATTCCAGGTTCGGGTACGACGGCTGTCATGTTGGGCGCGTTCCTTGTGCTTGGCGTACAGCCAGGACCGCTCTTGATGACCGACCGCCCGGAAATCTTCTGGGGCATCATCGCTTCCATGTATCTCGGGAACGTGTTCCTGTTGATCTTGAACTTGCCATTGATTCCATATTTGGCAAAAATCTTGAGCATTCCACGTCCTTTACTGATCTCCCTCGTCATCATGTTTAGTTTAATCGGCGTCTATTCGATCAGCTTCAACGTCTTTGACCTATACATGCTGCTGGTATTCGGCGCATTAGGATTTGCGATGCGGATCTTTTCATTCCCAGCACCGCCATTCATCTTGGCATTTATCCTTGGAGGCATGATGGAGCAGGCTTTCCGCCAATCCATGACCATCTCCAACGGCAGCTTGAGCATTTTTGTCGATACTCCGCTTCCGCTATCCTTGCTCTTGGTTGCACTCGTTTCACTATTGGTTCCGGCATTCCTGAAATGGAGAAGCAATAGGCTGGCATATAAACAACGTTAA
- a CDS encoding tripartite tricarboxylate transporter TctB family protein, with protein sequence MLASINRKLGLLIFIIAAVYLYLSFQLPNYEYAPIDADVIPKGLGILLLVLSVFLFFSRVVETDAEKEKRNIPKKELGVIAAVFAMIFVYILLFEAIGFIITTALFIFFCSWFLGYRAWKTNILVSLLFPIVMYAIFVFALGIVLPRGILPF encoded by the coding sequence TTGCTTGCAAGCATAAACCGGAAGTTGGGGCTGCTGATTTTCATTATTGCGGCCGTCTATTTATATTTAAGTTTTCAATTGCCCAATTACGAATATGCCCCGATCGATGCGGATGTCATTCCGAAGGGCTTGGGCATCTTGTTATTGGTGCTGTCCGTCTTCCTGTTCTTTTCCCGTGTAGTGGAAACGGATGCCGAAAAGGAAAAGCGCAATATCCCCAAAAAAGAACTGGGGGTCATTGCCGCGGTATTTGCCATGATTTTTGTCTACATTCTATTGTTTGAAGCGATCGGCTTTATCATCACGACGGCCTTATTCATTTTCTTCTGTTCGTGGTTTTTAGGTTATAGAGCATGGAAGACAAATATATTGGTCTCTCTTCTGTTCCCGATTGTTATGTATGCTATTTTCGTTTTCGCGCTGGGAATTGTCTTGCCGCGCGGCATCTTGCCATTTTAA
- a CDS encoding tripartite tricarboxylate transporter substrate binding protein yields MKKTIFASVLTVSALAFAGCGSEDTANTAGEDGTFEPSKGIEMVAPAGSGGGWDTTAREVARVFGETGIIDENMTVINREGGGGAIGWAYVHAKEGDAHSMFVASPPLMFVPLNGQSEHGHEDFTPLANMIADYGAFAVREDSEFEDLNDLFDQMKDDPESITVIGTSAPGSMDHMQFVRIAKAAGVDPTKIKYVSDQEGGALTAVLNGSVDVFSTGVGETIEQVRAGNIKVLGVTAEERMEGEVLSEFPTAIEQGIDESFVNWRGFFGPPGMDEAAVDYYEAKFQELSESEEFAEVREKYGWNEMYMGSEEYSEFLEGEKEEIAALLEEIGLGQ; encoded by the coding sequence ATGAAGAAAACGATTTTTGCCAGTGTCTTGACTGTAAGCGCTTTAGCATTCGCCGGGTGCGGATCCGAAGATACGGCCAACACAGCAGGAGAAGACGGAACCTTCGAACCGTCGAAAGGGATTGAAATGGTGGCGCCGGCCGGGTCAGGCGGCGGCTGGGATACGACAGCTCGTGAAGTTGCCCGGGTCTTCGGCGAAACGGGAATCATCGATGAAAACATGACCGTCATCAACCGTGAAGGCGGAGGCGGGGCAATCGGATGGGCTTATGTCCACGCAAAAGAAGGCGACGCCCACAGCATGTTCGTCGCTTCACCGCCACTGATGTTCGTGCCGCTCAACGGCCAATCGGAACATGGGCATGAAGACTTTACGCCGCTTGCCAATATGATTGCTGACTACGGCGCGTTCGCGGTTCGTGAAGATAGCGAATTTGAAGATTTGAACGATCTATTCGACCAAATGAAAGACGATCCGGAAAGCATCACCGTTATCGGTACTTCCGCTCCAGGGAGCATGGACCATATGCAATTTGTCCGCATCGCCAAAGCGGCAGGCGTGGACCCGACAAAGATCAAATACGTTTCTGACCAAGAAGGCGGTGCTTTGACAGCGGTTCTGAACGGTTCGGTAGATGTGTTCTCGACAGGTGTCGGTGAAACAATCGAGCAAGTGCGTGCCGGCAATATCAAAGTTCTGGGTGTGACGGCAGAAGAACGCATGGAAGGGGAAGTGCTTTCCGAATTCCCGACAGCGATCGAGCAAGGCATCGATGAGAGCTTCGTCAACTGGCGCGGATTCTTCGGGCCTCCAGGCATGGACGAGGCAGCGGTCGATTATTACGAAGCCAAATTCCAGGAATTGAGTGAATCCGAAGAATTTGCGGAAGTCCGCGAGAAATACGGCTGGAACGAAATGTATATGGGCAGTGAAGAATACAGCGAATTCCTCGAAGGCGAAAAAGAGGAAATTGCCGCATTGCTCGAGGAAATTGGATTAGGCCAATAA
- a CDS encoding response regulator, whose product MLRVVIAEDDFRVAQVHEKFLAKIKQVELAAKAKDCAETLAAVKQERPDLVLLDNYMPDGLGIELIDELRKESPETDVILVSAANEREYIETALRKGVKGIILKPAELSQFTATIEKYRKDREKLSNQETIDQEYLDELFGVKAVKKEAPAVKGIDPLTMQKVQKLLEQYEEGVTAEKMGEEMGASRTTARRYLEYLVSTDDCYAELGYGIVGRPERKYFVK is encoded by the coding sequence ATGCTGCGGGTAGTGATTGCAGAAGATGATTTTCGTGTCGCGCAAGTGCACGAGAAATTTTTAGCAAAGATCAAACAAGTGGAACTGGCGGCGAAAGCAAAAGACTGCGCTGAGACACTGGCGGCGGTCAAACAAGAGCGGCCGGATTTGGTGCTATTGGATAATTACATGCCGGACGGGCTCGGCATCGAGTTGATCGATGAGTTAAGGAAAGAAAGCCCGGAGACCGACGTCATTCTCGTCTCGGCAGCAAACGAGAGGGAGTATATCGAAACGGCGCTGCGCAAAGGCGTAAAAGGCATCATCTTAAAGCCAGCCGAACTTAGCCAGTTCACTGCAACCATCGAGAAATACCGGAAAGACAGGGAAAAGCTGTCGAACCAAGAAACCATCGACCAGGAGTATTTGGATGAACTGTTTGGCGTCAAGGCAGTCAAAAAAGAAGCGCCAGCAGTCAAAGGCATCGATCCGCTGACGATGCAGAAAGTGCAGAAATTGTTGGAGCAATACGAGGAAGGCGTAACGGCTGAGAAGATGGGCGAAGAGATGGGCGCTTCCCGTACGACCGCCAGGCGCTATCTGGAATATTTGGTGTCGACGGATGATTGCTACGCTGAGCTTGGATACGGGATTGTCGGCAGGCCGGAACGGAAATACTTTGTTAAATGA
- a CDS encoding ATP-binding protein — translation MKKLSLQTKIILLTTSLVLLTTVVFGGILSYQEIAEIKENIGQRAQETAIGISAMPTIVEAMDDEEPALQIQPIAEYLRKQVGAEFIVIGNRESIRYSHPDPDKIGKRMVGGDNERALQEGKVYVSEAFGSLGRSLRGKAPIYDGDGRVIGVVSVGYMIDDIEAIIFGNIMDVMALALLTLVIGVLGSILLAKNIRKDTLGLEPREIARLYQDREALLSSIIEGVIAIDKDGRITELNSSAEKMLAMDQSFLHTPSDDILPELRMGETLTTGNSWKNKEILIGGTVFIVNQKPIWAEGEMVGAVSTFREKTEVQEVLETLSEIRQYSESLRAQTHEYANKLYAISGLLQLEETEEAVRLIQQETHHHEKQTKHTLNHIEDKKVQAILLGKMGKASEAKVELSVDENSSLAKLPAHVDISKVIHIVGNLIDNAIEEVESSDRKEVSFFITDIGNDLVIEVQDSGRGIETENLDQFFMQGFSTKLEKADRGYGLAIVKQAVEDLNGWIEVDSTPQRGTVFSVFIPKKTMEVA, via the coding sequence ATGAAAAAATTATCGCTGCAAACCAAAATCATCCTGCTGACGACTTCGCTCGTGCTGTTGACAACAGTGGTGTTCGGCGGGATTTTGAGCTATCAGGAAATTGCGGAAATCAAAGAGAACATCGGCCAGCGAGCGCAGGAAACGGCGATCGGCATTTCAGCCATGCCGACGATCGTCGAAGCGATGGACGACGAGGAACCGGCGCTGCAAATCCAGCCGATCGCTGAGTATTTGCGCAAGCAAGTGGGCGCAGAGTTCATCGTCATCGGCAATAGGGAGAGCATCCGCTATTCGCATCCCGATCCCGACAAAATCGGAAAACGAATGGTCGGCGGCGATAACGAGCGCGCCCTTCAAGAAGGCAAAGTCTATGTGTCCGAAGCATTCGGCTCGCTCGGCAGAAGCCTGCGCGGCAAAGCGCCGATCTATGACGGTGACGGGCGCGTCATCGGTGTGGTGTCGGTGGGATATATGATTGACGATATCGAAGCAATCATTTTCGGCAATATTATGGACGTGATGGCGCTGGCTCTATTGACACTCGTCATCGGCGTCCTGGGCAGCATCCTGCTGGCGAAGAATATCCGGAAAGATACGCTCGGGCTTGAACCCCGTGAAATCGCCCGTTTGTACCAGGACCGGGAAGCTTTGCTGTCATCGATTATCGAAGGGGTCATCGCCATCGATAAAGACGGCCGCATCACAGAGTTGAACAGCTCCGCAGAAAAAATGCTCGCCATGGACCAAAGTTTTCTCCATACACCGTCCGATGACATATTGCCGGAACTCAGGATGGGCGAAACTTTGACGACAGGGAATTCATGGAAGAACAAAGAAATCCTCATTGGCGGTACCGTTTTTATTGTCAATCAAAAGCCGATTTGGGCAGAAGGGGAAATGGTCGGTGCCGTTTCGACATTCCGTGAAAAAACGGAAGTGCAGGAAGTGCTGGAAACCCTTTCGGAAATCCGCCAATACTCGGAAAGCCTGAGGGCGCAAACGCATGAATACGCCAATAAGCTGTATGCCATATCCGGGCTTCTGCAATTGGAAGAGACCGAGGAAGCGGTCCGGCTGATCCAGCAAGAGACCCATCATCATGAAAAGCAGACGAAGCATACGCTGAATCATATCGAAGATAAAAAAGTCCAGGCGATTCTGCTCGGCAAAATGGGGAAAGCTTCCGAAGCAAAAGTCGAGCTGTCGGTGGATGAAAACAGTTCGCTCGCCAAATTGCCTGCTCATGTTGATATCTCCAAAGTCATTCACATTGTCGGGAATTTGATCGACAATGCCATTGAAGAAGTCGAGTCGAGCGACAGAAAAGAAGTGTCTTTCTTCATTACCGATATCGGCAACGACTTGGTCATTGAAGTGCAGGACAGCGGGCGGGGAATTGAAACCGAAAACCTCGATCAATTTTTCATGCAAGGATTCTCCACGAAACTGGAAAAAGCGGACAGAGGCTACGGCTTGGCGATCGTCAAACAAGCGGTCGAAGACTTGAATGGCTGGATTGAGGTGGATTCAACGCCGCAGCGCGGGACGGTATTCAGCGTCTTTATCCCGAAAAAAACGATGGAGGTGGCATAA
- a CDS encoding OsmC family protein — translation MALHSFHLTADWPGNRNDVGTIESGNLKTQISIPPEMDGPGVGTNPDEMLLGAAATCYIITLAAMMERSKLAKESLTMESEGIVEVENGVITYKKIIHRPKVVLSADAGEKEFKLAHKLAEKAESSCMITRAIQGNVAVELEADITRA, via the coding sequence ATGGCTTTGCATAGTTTTCATTTAACAGCAGACTGGCCCGGCAATCGAAACGATGTCGGGACAATCGAATCGGGGAATTTGAAGACGCAAATCTCGATTCCCCCGGAAATGGACGGCCCAGGGGTCGGCACCAATCCGGACGAAATGCTGCTCGGTGCGGCAGCGACCTGCTATATCATCACGCTCGCCGCGATGATGGAGCGCAGCAAACTTGCAAAAGAGTCGCTGACAATGGAGTCGGAAGGAATCGTTGAAGTCGAAAATGGCGTCATCACCTATAAAAAGATTATCCACCGCCCGAAAGTCGTATTGTCGGCGGATGCAGGGGAAAAGGAATTCAAGCTGGCGCACAAACTCGCGGAAAAAGCAGAATCTTCCTGCATGATTACGCGCGCCATTCAAGGAAATGTCGCAGTCGAACTGGAAGCCGATATTACAAGAGCATAA
- a CDS encoding carbohydrate kinase family protein produces the protein MEANRHVLIYGDAFVDYIATTKNNDLFDLYLGGATVNVSAGVSRLGVPSAFITITGDDEISDFFCQALRAEGVDLTHSIKRPEKRISGVYIHLTETNDRVFASYDNETPDLQVKADELAGEAFESASLFHFCSGTLFHPEARETTAQALELAKSHGVICSYDVNIRPLRWESEELCRQTVLRFLPQADILKLTVEELLFLMEADSMEAGIERLKAYGLPVVFVTDGEHGTHAVYKDETIHVPVVPVKPVDTTGAGDAFMAGIIRHVHLNGMPKNQEQLIACAGFGNKLGALCATRAGAITAMPRSEDMEDWK, from the coding sequence ATGGAAGCTAACAGGCACGTCCTGATTTACGGCGACGCGTTTGTCGACTATATCGCAACGACTAAAAACAACGATTTATTCGATTTGTATCTCGGAGGCGCCACCGTCAACGTCTCGGCAGGCGTCAGCCGTCTCGGAGTCCCGTCGGCATTCATCACGATTACCGGGGATGATGAGATTTCGGACTTTTTCTGCCAGGCACTGCGGGCGGAAGGTGTCGATTTGACGCATTCAATTAAACGTCCGGAAAAGCGCATCAGCGGCGTATATATTCATTTAACGGAAACGAACGACCGGGTTTTCGCTTCCTATGATAATGAAACGCCTGATTTGCAAGTAAAGGCAGACGAGCTGGCGGGAGAAGCGTTCGAATCGGCTAGTCTGTTCCATTTTTGCTCAGGGACGCTGTTTCATCCGGAAGCGCGTGAAACGACGGCGCAGGCTTTGGAATTGGCGAAGTCTCACGGCGTGATTTGTTCATACGATGTTAATATCCGGCCGCTGCGCTGGGAAAGCGAGGAGTTGTGCCGTCAAACCGTCCTGCGCTTTTTGCCGCAGGCGGATATTTTGAAATTGACGGTCGAAGAATTATTGTTCCTCATGGAAGCTGATTCAATGGAAGCGGGCATCGAGCGCCTGAAGGCTTACGGGCTGCCTGTCGTTTTTGTCACGGACGGGGAACATGGCACGCATGCGGTATATAAAGACGAGACGATCCATGTGCCGGTCGTGCCGGTCAAGCCTGTCGATACGACGGGGGCCGGAGATGCGTTCATGGCAGGCATCATCCGCCATGTCCATTTAAACGGCATGCCAAAAAACCAGGAACAATTGATTGCTTGCGCAGGCTTTGGCAATAAGCTGGGGGCTCTTTGTGCAACACGGGCGGGAGCCATCACAGCGATGCCGCGAAGCGAAGATATGGAAGATTGGAAATAG
- a CDS encoding MetQ/NlpA family ABC transporter substrate-binding protein, with amino-acid sequence MKKLTWILAASALALAACGGEEADTGTTEGGEASKDIKLGATAGPYSDMLNEAIVPALEEKGYTVETIEFSDYIQPNNALNNGEIDANLFQHTVYLENFETENDMDLSALITVPTAPMGIYSNEFDSLDAVSDGATIAIPNDPVNGARALLMLQDEGLVELDPEAEVLQASERDVTENPKNLVFQPIEAGQLPRAVEGTDLAAVPGNFALAADMDLLDALALENMPDQYRNVVAVAAENEDSELAADLVEIVESEEFETVIDEQFEGFGKPEWMAE; translated from the coding sequence ATGAAGAAACTCACATGGATATTGGCAGCGAGCGCGCTTGCACTGGCCGCATGCGGCGGAGAAGAAGCGGATACAGGAACGACAGAAGGCGGCGAAGCGTCGAAAGACATCAAGCTCGGTGCAACAGCCGGCCCTTATAGCGACATGCTGAACGAAGCGATCGTGCCTGCGCTTGAAGAAAAAGGCTATACCGTCGAAACGATTGAATTCAGCGATTATATCCAGCCCAATAATGCGTTGAACAACGGGGAAATCGATGCCAACTTGTTCCAGCATACGGTTTACCTAGAGAACTTCGAAACAGAAAACGATATGGATTTGAGCGCATTGATCACGGTTCCGACTGCGCCGATGGGCATCTACTCCAATGAATTCGATTCGCTGGATGCGGTATCCGACGGGGCGACCATCGCGATTCCAAACGATCCTGTCAACGGTGCCCGTGCATTGTTGATGCTGCAGGACGAAGGATTGGTCGAACTCGATCCGGAAGCGGAAGTGCTTCAAGCGTCTGAACGAGATGTAACGGAAAATCCGAAGAACCTGGTGTTCCAGCCGATTGAAGCGGGGCAATTGCCGCGTGCGGTTGAAGGCACGGACCTTGCCGCCGTTCCAGGAAACTTCGCACTCGCAGCGGACATGGATCTGCTTGACGCTTTGGCGCTCGAAAACATGCCTGACCAGTACCGCAATGTCGTAGCCGTTGCAGCCGAAAATGAAGACAGTGAACTGGCGGCGGATTTGGTCGAGATCGTCGAGTCGGAAGAATTTGAAACGGTCATCGACGAGCAATTCGAAGGCTTCGGAAAACCGGAGTGGATGGCTGAATAA
- a CDS encoding methionine ABC transporter permease produces the protein MGIEWGRIIELWPEIQVAFYQTLIMIGISLGVALVIGLPLGILLFITDSGLFWENRPVNSVIGFVVNIVRSIPFIILLVALIPLTQLITGTTIGPVAASVSLSVAAIPFFARIVETALRDIDKGVIEAAIAVGATPWMIIKDVLLPEAKASLIQGITLTVISLIAYSAMAGVVGGGGIGDLAIRFGYYRYDNTIMIVTVVILIVLVQLIQQAGDFTAKKLDKR, from the coding sequence ATGGGAATTGAATGGGGACGAATCATCGAATTATGGCCGGAAATCCAAGTGGCGTTTTACCAGACCCTAATCATGATCGGTATCTCGCTTGGCGTGGCGCTTGTCATCGGTTTGCCGCTCGGCATTTTATTGTTCATCACAGACAGCGGCTTGTTCTGGGAAAACCGCCCGGTCAATTCCGTCATCGGATTTGTCGTCAACATCGTCCGGTCGATTCCGTTCATCATATTGCTGGTCGCGCTCATCCCGCTGACGCAATTGATTACCGGTACGACAATCGGCCCGGTCGCAGCGAGTGTTTCCTTGTCGGTAGCGGCGATTCCGTTTTTCGCACGCATTGTGGAAACGGCGCTGCGTGACATCGATAAAGGCGTCATCGAAGCAGCGATTGCGGTCGGTGCGACGCCTTGGATGATCATTAAAGACGTGCTCTTGCCGGAAGCGAAAGCGAGCTTGATCCAAGGCATTACGTTGACGGTCATCAGCCTCATTGCCTACTCCGCGATGGCGGGTGTGGTCGGTGGCGGCGGCATCGGCGATTTGGCGATCCGCTTCGGCTATTACCGCTATGATAATACGATCATGATTGTCACGGTCGTCATTTTGATCGTGCTCGTCCAATTGATTCAACAGGCAGGCGACTTTACAGCCAAAAAACTCGATAAACGATAA
- a CDS encoding methionine ABC transporter ATP-binding protein, whose translation MIQIEQLSKTYQTKHGTVKGVDDVTLEVKTGEIFGIVGYSGAGKSSLIRCINLLERPTSGTVKVGGQDLTKLRGDGLRKARLKIGMIFQHFYLISQKTVAENISFALRAAGTPSKKIGPRVDELLEMVGLSDKRNIYPAQLSGGQKQRVGIARALANEPAVLLCDEATSALDPNTTLSILRLLKDINRKLNITIVLITHEMNVVKEICDRMAVMQGGRVIEEGRVYDIFADPKTALTKEFISSVVSFNVPEEILKKCDGTIVKVLFKGEVAGDGVISDMLQSYPVKGNFLHGAIEYIQELPLGIFVMELKGGQADVSQAIHYLEQREAIVEVMEHGN comes from the coding sequence ATGATTCAAATCGAACAACTGAGCAAAACCTATCAAACCAAACACGGCACGGTGAAAGGCGTCGATGATGTGACGTTGGAAGTGAAAACCGGTGAGATTTTCGGCATCGTCGGTTATTCGGGTGCCGGAAAAAGTTCCCTCATCCGCTGCATCAATTTGCTTGAACGGCCAACGTCAGGCACCGTCAAAGTCGGCGGCCAGGACTTAACGAAGCTGCGTGGCGACGGCTTGCGGAAAGCGCGCCTCAAAATCGGCATGATCTTCCAGCATTTCTATTTGATCAGCCAAAAGACGGTCGCGGAGAATATTTCATTCGCCCTTCGCGCAGCTGGAACGCCGAGCAAGAAAATCGGCCCACGCGTCGATGAACTGCTCGAAATGGTCGGCTTGTCGGACAAGCGCAATATCTATCCGGCGCAGCTGAGCGGCGGGCAGAAGCAGCGCGTCGGCATCGCCCGTGCACTCGCCAATGAACCGGCCGTGCTGTTATGCGACGAAGCAACCTCCGCTCTCGACCCGAATACGACTTTATCGATCTTGCGTTTATTGAAAGACATTAACCGCAAGCTCAATATTACGATTGTATTGATTACGCACGAAATGAACGTCGTCAAGGAGATTTGCGACCGCATGGCGGTTATGCAAGGCGGGCGTGTCATCGAAGAAGGGCGTGTCTACGATATCTTCGCCGATCCAAAGACCGCTTTGACGAAGGAATTCATCTCGAGCGTCGTGTCGTTCAATGTGCCGGAAGAAATCCTGAAGAAATGCGACGGCACGATTGTCAAAGTCTTGTTCAAAGGCGAAGTCGCTGGAGATGGCGTCATTTCCGATATGCTGCAAAGCTATCCGGTCAAAGGGAATTTCCTGCACGGGGCGATCGAATACATTCAGGAATTGCCCCTCGGCATTTTTGTCATGGAACTAAAAGGCGGCCAAGCAGACGTGAGTCAGGCGATTCACTATCTTGAACAGCGCGAAGCGATTGTGGAGGTGATGGAGCATGGGAATTGA
- a CDS encoding carbon-nitrogen family hydrolase encodes MKIACVQMDIAFGEPETNFQRVKNYLEEAAENGAELIVLPEMWNTGYALTQLDELADSNGRTADFLKQFAKEHSVHIVGGSVSTKKEDGFYNTMYVVDRTGAVVSEYDKAHRFGLMDEHIHLEEGQSLGTFELDGETYGGVICYDIRFPEWLRAQALNGAKAIFVPAEWPAARIDHWRILLQARAIENQCFIIAANRIGSDPKNEFGGHSMVIAPWGEVRMDMGQEEGSGYIDIDLSEVDEVRGRIPVFDDRRVPLYKKFEKSH; translated from the coding sequence ATGAAAATCGCTTGTGTGCAGATGGATATCGCTTTCGGAGAGCCGGAAACGAATTTTCAGCGTGTAAAAAACTATTTGGAAGAAGCGGCAGAAAATGGAGCGGAGCTCATCGTCTTGCCAGAAATGTGGAACACCGGGTATGCGTTAACGCAGCTGGACGAACTCGCTGACAGCAACGGCCGAACGGCAGATTTTTTGAAACAATTCGCCAAAGAGCACAGCGTCCATATCGTCGGAGGCTCGGTCTCCACGAAGAAAGAAGATGGTTTCTATAATACGATGTATGTCGTTGACCGTACAGGTGCGGTCGTTTCTGAATATGATAAAGCGCATCGCTTCGGTTTGATGGACGAGCATATTCACCTCGAGGAAGGACAGTCGCTCGGCACGTTCGAACTGGACGGAGAAACATACGGCGGCGTCATCTGTTACGACATCCGCTTTCCGGAATGGCTTCGGGCGCAAGCGCTGAACGGCGCGAAGGCGATCTTCGTGCCTGCGGAATGGCCGGCAGCGCGCATCGACCACTGGCGCATCCTGTTGCAGGCGCGCGCAATCGAGAATCAATGCTTCATCATCGCGGCAAACCGCATCGGCAGCGACCCGAAAAACGAGTTCGGCGGCCATTCGATGGTCATCGCCCCGTGGGGAGAAGTACGGATGGATATGGGCCAGGAGGAAGGCAGCGGCTACATCGATATCGATCTTTCGGAAGTAGACGAAGTGCGGGGCCGCATTCCGGTATTCGATGACCGACGCGTCCCATTGTACAAAAAGTTTGAAAAATCGCATTGA